The following DNA comes from Streptococcus pasteurianus.
AGATGATTGGGGTGAAGTCGTAACAAGGTAGCCGTATCGGAAGGTGCGGCTGGATCACCTCCTTTCTAAGGAAAAACGGAAGCACGTTTGGTAGTCTTGTTTAGTTTTGAGAGGTCTTGTGGGGCCTTAGCTCAGCTGGGAGAGCGCCTGCTTTGCACGCAGGAGGTCAGCGGTTCGATCCCGCTAGGCTCCATTGAATCGAAAGATTCAAAGTGATTGTCCATTGAAAATTGAATATCTATATCAAATTCCACAATTAGAAATAATTGTAGAAAGTAACAAGAAATAAACCGAAACGCTGTGATTTAATGAGTTTAAGGTCAATAGACCAAAATAAGGTTAAGTTAATAAGGGCGCACGGTGGATGCCTTGGCACTAGAAGCCGATGAAGGACGTGACTAACGACGAAATGCTTTGGGGAGTTGTAAGTAAACATTGATCCAGAGATGTCCGAATGGGGGAACCCGGCATGTGAAGCATGTCACTCATTACTGTTAAGGTAATGAAGAGGAAGACGCAGTGAACTGAAACATCTAAGTAGCTGCAGGAAGAGAAAGCAAACGCGATTGCCTTAGTAGCGGCGAGCGAAACGGCAAGAGGGCAAACCGATGTGTTTACACATCGGGGTTGTAGGACTGCGTTGTGGGACGCAAGATTATAGAAGAATTACCTGGGAAGGTAAGCCAAAGAGAGTAATAGCCTCGTAATCGAAATAATCTTAAACCCTAGCAGTATCCTGAGTACGGCGAGACACGAGAAATCTCGTCGGAATCCGGGAGGACCATCTCCCAACCCTAAATACTCTCTAGTGACCGATAGTGAACCAGTACCGTGAGGGAAAGGTGAAAAGCACCCCGGGAGGGGAGTGAAATAGAACCTGAAACCGTGTGCCTACAACAAGTTCGAGCCCGTTAATGGGTGAGAGCGTGCCTTTTGTAGAATGAACCGGCGAGTTACGATATGATGCGAGGTTAAGTTGAAGAGACGGAGCCGTAGGGAAACCGAGTCTTAATAGGGCGCTTTAGTATCATGTCGTAGACCCGAAACCATGTGACCTACCCATGAGCAGGGTGAAGGTGAGGTAAAACTCACTGGAGGCCCGAACCAGGGCACGTTGAAAAGTGCTTGGATGACTTGTGGGTAGCGGAGAAATTCCAAACGAACTTGGAGATAGCTGGTTCTCTCCGAAATAGCTTTAGGGCTAGCGTCGATGTTAAGTCTCTTGGAGGTAGAGCACTGTTTGATTGAGGGGTCCATCCCGGATTACCAATATCAGATAAACTCCGAATGCCAATGAGATATAATCGGCAGTCAGACTGCGAGTGCTAAGATCCGTAGTCGAAAGGGAAACAGCCCAGACCACCAGCTAAGGTCCCAAAATATATGTTAAGTGGAAAAGGATGTGGGGTTGCACAGACAACTAGGATGTTAGCTTAGAAGCAGCTATTCATTCAAAGAGTGCGTAATAGCTCACTAGTCGAGTGACCCTGCGCCGAAAATGTACCGGGGCTAAAACATATTACCGAAGCTGTGGATACCTATTATAGGTATGGTAGGAGAGCGTTCTATGTGTGAAGAAGGTGTACCGTGAGGAGCGCTGGAACGCATAGAAGTGAGAATGCCGGTATGAGTAGCGAAAGACAGGTGAGAATCCTGTCCACCGTAAGACTAAGGTTTCCAGGGGAAGGCTCGTCCGCCCTGGGTTAGTCGGGACCTAAGGAGAGACCGAAAGGTGTATCCGATGGCCAACAGGTTGATATTCCTGTACTAGAGTATATAGTGAAGGAGGGACGCAGTAGGCTAACTAAAGCGTGCGATTGGAAGAGCACGTCTAAGCAGTGAGGTGTGATATGAGTCAAATGCTTGTATCTCTAACATTGAGCTGTGATGGGGAGCGAAGTTAAGTAGCGAAGTTAGTGATGTCACACTGCCAAGAAAAGCTTCTAGCGTTAATTATACTCTACCCGTACCGCAAACCGACACAGGTAGTCGAGGCGAGTAGCCTCAGGTGAGCGAGAGAACTCTCGTTAAGGAACTCGGCAAAATGGCCCCGTAACTTCGGGAGAAGGGGCGCTGGCTTTAAGTCAGCCGCAGTGAATAGGCCCAAGCAACTGTTTATCAAAAACACAGCTCTCTGCTAAATCGTAAGATGATGTATAGGGGGTGACGCCTGCCCGGTGCTGGAAGGTTAAGAGGAGCGCTTAGCGTAAGCGAAGGTGTGAATTGAAGCCCCAGTAAACGGCGGCCGTAACTATAACGGTCCTAAGGTAGCGAAATTCCTTGTCGGGTAAGTTCCGACCCGCACGAAAGGCGTAATGATTTGGGCACTGTCTCAACGAGAGACTCGGTGAAATTTTAGTACCTGTGAAGATGCAGGTTACCCGCGACAGGACGGAAAGACCCCATGGAGCTTTACTGCAGTTTGATATTGAGTATCTGTACCACATGTACAGGATAGGTAGGAGCCTATGAAATCGGGACGCTAGTTTCGGTGGAGGCGTTGTTGGGATACTACCCTTGTGTTATGGCTACTCTAACCTAGATAGGTGATCCCTATCGGAGACAGTGTCTGACGGGCAGTTTGACTGGGGCGGTCGCCTCCTAAAAGGTAACGGAGGCGCCCAAAGGTTCCCTCAGAATGGTTGGAAATCATTCGCAGAGTGTAAAGGTATAAGGGAGCTTGACTGCGAGAGCTACAACTCGAGCAGGGACGAAAGTCGGGCTTAGTGATCCGGTGGTTCCGCATGGAAGGGCCATCGCTCAACGGATAAAAGCTACCCTGGGGATAACAGGCTTATCTCCCCCAAGAGTTCACATCGACGGGGAGGTTTGGCACCTCGATGTCGGCTCGTCGCATCCTGGGGCTGTAGTCGGTCCCAAGGGTTGGGCTGTTCGCCCATTAAAGCGGCACGCGAGCTGGGTTCAGAACGTCGTGAGACAGTTCGGTCCCTATCCGTCGCGGGCGTAGGAAATTTGAGAGGATCTGCTCCTAGTACGAGAGGACCAGAGTGGACTTACCGCTGGTGTACCAGTTGTCTTGCCAAAGGCATCGCTGGGTAGCTATGTAGGGAAGGGATAAACGCTGAAAGCATCTAAGTGTGAAGCCCACCTCAAGATGAGATTTCCCATGATTTAATATCAGTAAGAGCCCTGAGAGATGATCAGGTAGATAGGTTAGGAGTGGAAGTGTGGTGACACATGTAGCGGACTAATACTAATAGCTCGAGGACTTATCCAAAGTAACTGAGAAGAATTGACAGCGCGTCGGAAACTTGTTAGAATATATAGGTATTCAATTTTGATTGGATAATCAATCAGAGTTAAGTGATGATAGCCTAGGAGATACACCTGTTCCCATGCCGAACACAGCAGTTAAGCCCTAGAACGCCTGAAGTAGTTGGGGGTTGCCCCCTGTTAGATATGGTAGTCGCTTAGCAAAAGGGAGTTTAGCTCAGCTGGGAGAGCATCTGCCTTACAAGCAGAGGGTCAGCGGTTCGATCCCGTTAACTCCCATTAAGATGGTAAATATACTAAAGGTCCCGTGGTGTAGCGGTTATCACGTCGCCCTGTCACGGCGAAGATCGCGGGTTCGATTCCCGTCGGGACCGTTAGACTCGTTAGCTCAGTTGGTAGAGCATCTGACTTTTAATCAGAGGGTCACTGGTTCGAGCCCAGTACGGGTCATATTAATATGCGGGTTTGGCGGAATTGGCAGACGCACCAGATTTAGGATCTGGCGCTTAACGGCGTGGGGGTTCAAGTCCCTTAACCCGCATTAAATAAGAAAGTAGCCGGCTTAGCTCAGTTGGTAGAGCATCTGATTTGTAATCAGAGGGTCGCGTGTTCAAGTCATGTAGCCGGCATAGAATACTCTTTATGCGAACGTAGTTCAGTGGTAGAACATCACCTTGCCAAGGTGGGGGTCGCGGGTTCGAACCCCGTCGTTCGCTTGTAGAGGCCGGGGTGGCGGAACTGGCAGACGCACAGGACTTAAAATCCTGCGAAGGGTAACCTTCGTACCGGTTCGATTCCGGTCCTCGGCAGAAAATTTAAATAAGATGCACCCTTGGCTCAACTGGATAGAGTACCTGACTACGAATCAGGCGGTTGCAGGTTCGAATCCTGCAGGGTGCATATTTCGGGAAGTAGCTCAGCTTGGTAGAGCACTTGGTTTGGGACCAAGGGGTCGCAGGTTCGAATCCTGTCTTCCCGATTGATGGCGGTGTAGCTCAGCTGGCTAGAGCGTCCGGTTCATACCCGGGAGGTCGGGGGTTCGATCCCCTTCGCCGCTATAAGATATTATGGATGACTTTGGACCTTTAGCTCAACTGGTTAGAGCACTCGGCTCATAACCGAGCGGTCGTAGGTTCGAGTCCTACAAGGTCCATATATTTTTATATATTATAGTTTGGAGGATTACCCAAGTCCGGCTGAAGGGAACGGTCTTGAAAACCGTCAGGCGTGTAAAATCGTGCGTGGGTTCGAATCCCACATCCTCCTTTAGTATTGTTGACGCGGGATGGAGCAGCTAGGTAGCTCGTCGGGCTCATAACCCGAAGGTCGTAGGTTCAAATCCTGCTCCCGCAATAGAAGGCTCGGTAGCTCAGTTGGTAGAGCAATGGATTGAAGCTCCATGTGTCGGCGGTTCGATTCCGTCTCGCGCCATTAGTTTTATATTTTTTATGCGGGTGTAGTTTAGTGGTAAAACTACAGCCTTCCAAGCTGTTGTCGCGAGTTCGATTCTCGTCACCCGCTTTTATTTATATTGGTTATTCCAACTTTCATGGGCGCATAGCTCAGCTGGTTAGAGCGCACGCCTGATAAGCGTGAGGTCGGTGGTTCGAGTCCACTTGTGCCCATACATGGAATGGAGAATTACTCAAGAGGCTGAAGAGGACGGTTTGCTAAATCGTTAGGTCGGGTAACTGGCGCAAGGGTTCGAATCCCTTATTCTCCGTGCTATTTTAAAGCGAGATTATCTTTGGATATCTCGTTTTATTTTTTATATTTTAGGATAGTTGGTGCAAAATCTTGAAAAAATTAAGAATCTCTCGTTTTGTTTTTTTCGCGGTATTGATTTTATTGCTTCTAGGCATGTCTTTAGCTTTTTTATTTAGAAATTTTGGGATAGTTTCTGCAATTTCCTCTCCTATAAGGAGTGTTATTGCTCGTGTGGATTCCGTAGTTTCAACTCCTTTTCGCTTCTTAGATTCTGCTAATGAGGAAATTAGAGATCTTTTTAATACGTATTCTGAGAACAAGGAATTAAAGCAAAAAGTTGCAGAGTTAGAGGATCAAAGTGAATTAATTGATTCTTTAAAAGAAGAAAATGAGGAGCTTAATAGTGAGATTGGAGCTTTATCATTAATTACTTCTCAATTTTCAGCTACTGGAAAGGTTATTGTCCGAAGCCCTGTTTCTTGGTATAATTCGTTAACTGTTAAGCTAGGAAAGAAGAATAATATAACGAAAAAAATGTTAGCCTTGTCAGGTGGTGGTCTAATTGGTACAGTGTCTGATGTAGATTCTACGACTTCGAGTATAACACTTTTATCAAATGGTTCAGATTTTAATATTCCAATTAAGATTACGACCTCTTCAGCAGAAGTTTATGGTTTATTGGAATCTTATGATTCGGATAAAAAATGTTTTGTAATTACAAATTTGAATTCTTCTGTGGATATTGAAGAAGGAGATAGTGTGGTAACGAGTGGTCTAGATGGTGATACTGTTGCCAATATTGCTGTCGGTACGGTTTCTAGTGTAAAAAATAGTTCAGAAAGTTTGGAGCGTATTGTCTATGTGACTCCGACAGCAGACTTCTCTGATATTTCTTATGTAACAATTGTTGGTGATTAAAGTGAAATTTTATAAAAATAAGTATTTTTTACTATTGTTACTTTTGCTATTAATGTTAATTGATGGACAACT
Coding sequences within:
- the mreC gene encoding rod shape-determining protein MreC; the encoded protein is MKKLRISRFVFFAVLILLLLGMSLAFLFRNFGIVSAISSPIRSVIARVDSVVSTPFRFLDSANEEIRDLFNTYSENKELKQKVAELEDQSELIDSLKEENEELNSEIGALSLITSQFSATGKVIVRSPVSWYNSLTVKLGKKNNITKKMLALSGGGLIGTVSDVDSTTSSITLLSNGSDFNIPIKITTSSAEVYGLLESYDSDKKCFVITNLNSSVDIEEGDSVVTSGLDGDTVANIAVGTVSSVKNSSESLERIVYVTPTADFSDISYVTIVGD